A window of the Helianthus annuus cultivar XRQ/B chromosome 4, HanXRQr2.0-SUNRISE, whole genome shotgun sequence genome harbors these coding sequences:
- the LOC110891261 gene encoding uncharacterized protein LOC110891261 codes for MPPISLSRLGSSLPFSRLFRQAEQEMETVVKVLQPGPLGIVEHKFSAVEIEKANATVKRAVENWKRIAIIERNRPILKDYIN; via the exons ATGCCGCCAATCTCTTTATCCAGGCTCGGTAGCTCACTCCCCTTCTCCAGATTATTCAG GCAGGCTGAGCAGGAGATGGAGACTGTGGTGAAAGTACTTCAACCCGGACCTTTGGGAATCGTGGAGCACAAATTTTCCGCTGTGGAGATCGAGAAAGCAAACGCTACAGTTAAGAGAGCAGTAGAGAATTGGAAAAGGATTGCAATCATAGAAAGGAATCGACCCATCTTGAAAGATTATATTAATTAA
- the LOC110887406 gene encoding glutaredoxin-C11-like, with protein MDRVKDLASKSAAVIFTKSTCCMCHSIKALFYDLGASPAVYEVDHDADMERALRRLGCNPAFPAVFVGGKYVGSAKDVISLHVDGTLKQKLIEAKAIWF; from the coding sequence ATGGATAGGGTGAAGGATTTAGCATCGAAGAGTGCTGCGGTTATCTTTACCAAAAGCACATGTTGCATGTGTCATAGTATCAAGGCTCTGTTCTATGATCTTGGTGCGAGTCCTGCTGTTTATGAAGTTGACCATGATGCGGATATGGAGCGGGCCCTACGTCGGTTGGGTTGTAATCCTGCGTTTCCAGCAGTGTTTGTAGGTGGTAAATATGTGGGGTCTGCTAAAGATGTCATTTCTCTTCACGTTGATggcactttgaaacaaaagctgaTTGAAGCAAAGGCTATCTGGTTCTAG
- the LOC110891260 gene encoding monothiol glutaredoxin-S4: protein MTTVTRAVAEKPVVIFSKSSCCMSHTIKALIYSFGINPTVYELDEYTNGKQLEQELKALGCKPSVPVVFIGQDLIGGPNEIMQLHLKRKLATLLGR from the coding sequence ATGACTACGGTTACAAGGGCGGTTGCAGAAAAGCCAGTGGTGATATTCAGCAAAAGCTCTTGCTGTATGTCCCACACCATTAAAGCTCTAATTTATAGCTTCGGGATAAACCCTACGGTTTATGAGCTAGATGAATATACTAACGGGAAGCAACTGGAACAAGAGCTGAAAGCACTAGGATGTAAGCCAAGTGTACCAGTTGTGTTTATTGGTCAAGATCTAATAGGTGGGCCGAATGAGATCATGCAGCTCCATCTTAAGAGAAAATTAGCCACGCTACTGGGAAGGTAA
- the LOC110888895 gene encoding extensin-like, translating into MDYCEGMKKKECLNNPPPLLPPTTTTTVATTHHLDHHHRHPPPSPTSAATRHRRCHNLPPPPTSVPATHHRHYHLRSSPPPTFDHRRHHCHCDLRSPPPPLPPPTTVAAATTSDHPLHHHRHRRHLPPPSSTTTTTVVTIRYRLHPPPSSPLQLTPSTMHHHLSSLTTAI; encoded by the exons ATGGACTATTGTGagggaatgaaaaaaaaagagTGTTTG AACAACCCTCCACCGTTgctaccacccaccaccaccaccactgttgcTACCACCCACCACctcgaccaccaccaccgtcatccGCCGCCGTCACCCACCtccgccgccacccgccaccgccGCTGCCACAACCTACCGCCGCCACCTACCTCTGTCCCCGCTACCCACCATCGCCACTATCACCTCCGATCATCGCCACCACCCACCTTCGATCATCGCCGCCATCATTGCCACTGCGACCTCcgatcaccgccaccaccgcTGCCACCTCCGACCACCGTCGCCGCTGCTACCACCTCCGACCACCCCCTCCACCACCATCGCCATCGCCGCCACCTACCTCCAccgtcatccaccaccaccaccaccgttgtCACCATCCGTTATCgtctccacccaccaccatcgtcgccGCTACAACTGACACCTAGCACCATGCACCATCATCTCTCATCACTGACCACCGCCATCTAA